The following is a genomic window from Amaranthus tricolor cultivar Red isolate AtriRed21 chromosome 10, ASM2621246v1, whole genome shotgun sequence.
CTAATAATCATGTCATTGCTTGGGTTTCTGTGGGTATGGAATTCACTACATAcctattacaaaaaaaaatagctGAGGCCTTTGGGCTTGATCTTGAATTTGATAAGGATGAGACCAGAAGAGCAGGCATGCTATATGCATTTCTGTCTCGTGCTGACAAGTGCATACTTTTCCTTGATGATTTGTGGGAAGATTTCCGTCGAGAAGATGTTGGCATTCCCAAACAAtgcaaattgattttgatttctcGGTCACTGGATGTTTGTCGTATCCTTCGTTGCCAGAAAGTCATTAAGGTTGAGCCACTCTCAAAGGACGAGAGTTGGCAGCTGTTTCACCATAGCATAGAGTACAGCATTTGGGATTCCGATGAAGTATCTTCTGTTAGGAATCTTGTGTATGATAAGTGTGAAGGTCTGCCTCTTGCTATCACTGTGTTGGCTAACAGCATAAGAGGAGTGGTTAATACTCCTAATTGGAGGGAAGTCCTTGAGAGTGAGGATCTCTTTTCTACGGGACCAACAGACGTGATCAGTAGATTGAAGTTGTCGTATGATAAGTTAAACAACATACTGCAGCGTTGTTTCTTGTGTGTTGCATTATACCCCAAGGATTATGCCATCAATAAAGAAGATTTGATACATCTTTGGATGGGAGAAAGGCTCATAGACGATGTGGAATCGGTGCAGGCACAGTACGACATGGGCCATTCCATATTGAACAAGCTTATCAACTCTTGTTTACTGGAACCTTGTCAAGATAAACAGCACGTAAAATTACATGATGTTGTTAGGCGTATGGCTCTTTCTATTTCAGGAGAGAAGTTTGTGGTGAATGGATGTATGCCTTCAGGTATGGAGTTCTGCAAGAATCTTCGTGCGATTTCCACGATGAAATCTTTTGACTCGTTAATTCAATCAAGTACGCTCTTCAAGTTTACGAATCTGTCAATCTTACTTTTGCAAGACAACCCTCTTGAGGTAATTCCAGAATCATTCTTTGACCACATGCGAAGCCTTCGTGTTTTGAATTTATCTCGTACTTGCATTAGGAAACTTCCGAATTCCATCAATAATTTGGAAGAGCTTCAAGTTCTAGATCTTAATAGTTGTAAAAAACTAAAACAAGTGCCTCTAATGGCAAAGCTTTGTAAATTAAGGTATTTGAACCTCTCTCAAACAGAAATTGAACAGGTTCCTTACTCGCTTGAGAGGTTAAAGAACCTGAAGGAACTCAACCTATCTGCTATTAACGAACAAACGAGTTTACCCAGGGGGGTCTTGCCTGCCCTACCCAGATTGAAGGTACTATCATGTCATGTTTTAGGCATCATCAACGAGCTACAAAAATTGGCATCCCTTGAAAGTCTTGATGCCAAATTCGATAATCTTTTCGACTTAAGTTGTTACGTGAGGTCTCTACACTGGCGCACATTGAACTGTTATTATCTACAAATTGGTCAGCGGATAAAGCCAAAGAGACCTCCTACCAGAGGGATATCCTTACAAGGATTTACCTTACATGGTCGAGAAGGAGAACATGTTGTGCTACCATTTGACATTCAGGAGTTATATCTCGCTGATTGCAGTGGTTTTCGTAGCCTATCTGATATACTAAATCCCGACAATGCTTGTGGTTTCAAACAAAGAGCTGATGCTTTTTCAAGTTTAGAAGTATGCAGCATCAGTAGGTGCCATGATATTGAAAATCTACTTTCACCTGGTTGGATGCCGAACCTTCAGTGGCTTAAATCACTAGAAGTCGTAGAATGCTCTGAACTGAAAGAGCTGATTGTACCGGAAATTGAAgaacattttcaagaaaaaacGCTAGCTCCCATTGAATTCCCTCGGCTTAATCAGCTAGTTCTGACTTCATTACCACAACTGTATAGCATTTATCAAGGTCTGCTAGTTTGTGCTTCGATTCGTACACTCAAAATAATGGAATGTCTGAATTTGAAGCACCTTCCAATCTCCAACATGAAACTTGGAGAAACATTAGTTTCTTCTAGTCTTGAATGGATCGAAGGACGAACATTTGTCGAAATGGGATGATGGGATAACATGGAATCTAAAATTTATCTGGGTTTAGAACTCGTTATATAAGCATATCAGGTGAATGCTGGTGATATCGAGCTTCCCCTTATTCAGATTTTCAGAACTTGTCCAGAGATTCAGAATGCTAGGAAAACTGAAAGCTTGTCCAAGTTCAGAATGCCGCGATGCTGATCCTTGCTGGATTAGTAAGTATTTTCTTTCTCTGGTTAGCCTCACCGCTTTCTCGGTTTCTTTTTTCAAGTGTTATGTTGAATCGGAACTTTATAATGAGGAAGCTTATAACTGACATGTAGATACAAATCAATCAATGTCTACACTGACATACATTATTTTCCCTATTTATTTCTATTTGGTTGCTAGAATATTCATTTTATGTGCTATAGTTTATGATGAGTAAGCTTTTCTGCAGTCACAAATGAAGTGGAAAATGTTCTTAGCAACTCTTGTACTTAAGTTCTTAATCCTGTATTAGACTT
Proteins encoded in this region:
- the LOC130825127 gene encoding probable disease resistance protein At4g27220; the encoded protein is MKHNKHSVTGSWNKVEIITGLRDILCGRRYYRGGEVDQHSETNSVHSQPQNKHRKIQKLLCINSDCANNIDNCLRNDEITTIAITGMGGIGKTTLGKKIHSRLLNHDVSCANNHVIAWVSVGMEFTTYLLQKKIAEAFGLDLEFDKDETRRAGMLYAFLSRADKCILFLDDLWEDFRREDVGIPKQCKLILISRSLDVCRILRCQKVIKVEPLSKDESWQLFHHSIEYSIWDSDEVSSVRNLVYDKCEGLPLAITVLANSIRGVVNTPNWREVLESEDLFSTGPTDVISRLKLSYDKLNNILQRCFLCVALYPKDYAINKEDLIHLWMGERLIDDVESVQAQYDMGHSILNKLINSCLLEPCQDKQHVKLHDVVRRMALSISGEKFVVNGCMPSGMEFCKNLRAISTMKSFDSLIQSSTLFKFTNLSILLLQDNPLEVIPESFFDHMRSLRVLNLSRTCIRKLPNSINNLEELQVLDLNSCKKLKQVPLMAKLCKLRYLNLSQTEIEQVPYSLERLKNLKELNLSAINEQTSLPRGVLPALPRLKVLSCHVLGIINELQKLASLESLDAKFDNLFDLSCYVRSLHWRTLNCYYLQIGQRIKPKRPPTRGISLQGFTLHGREGEHVVLPFDIQELYLADCSGFRSLSDILNPDNACGFKQRADAFSSLEVCSISRCHDIENLLSPGWMPNLQWLKSLEVVECSELKELIVPEIEEHFQEKTLAPIEFPRLNQLVLTSLPQLYSIYQGLLVCASIRTLKIMECLNLKHLPISNMKLGETLVSSSLEWIEGRTFVEMG